The Amaranthus tricolor cultivar Red isolate AtriRed21 chromosome 14, ASM2621246v1, whole genome shotgun sequence DNA window ACAATGTTGTATTTCATTAATAGAttcaataatacattaataataCAACCTTCACAAGAGACTTGAGATTCACTCAACCATCTAGTTGTCCCTAATAAGCTAAAATTCTTAGATCATTTTGTGTAGTCATCCAAATACGAATATTAGATAGTTTCCAATCATCTAGTTGTGTCTAAACAAGTTAAAATTGTTCAATAAATTATTTCACCAAATACCTTCAGATGAACCCTGTTAAATCTTACCTCAAAGTTTTGATAATGGGGATGAAAGTTTTATGCAACAGAAAAATAAAGAAGATGATAAAGAAAACAGAGAAAGGAAAATTGCATGTTATTTCAATAAtgggaaaaaattaaaaattgatacaTTGCaaattacatgtatatatatgtatatgtccTGAATCTAAAAGAGAGTATCTTATTTTGTAATagaatatattttgttgtagaAAATTAAGAGTAGCTGAGCGGGCGACTTGTTTATGTTGTATTAATATCCTCAACAAACCCTAATAATGATTTTTTGATCACCAGAATGAAATTTTGGGGGTCAAAACTTAGAAAACCAAGTATAACAAATTACAATGTTGATAAAAAGAAGAATCATTTTCGCAAATAAATTATTCATCCCAAAGTTTTTtgaataatcataaaaattatgGATGAGCTCCATATATTTACAAAGATTGTGaacttatttcaaaatttaaaaattaataatacttaaaaaaaataatactaaaattcataatttttttcttattgtatatataattattcatattggtatatttttaaaaataattaaaacggAATATAATAGTATAAAGtgatgattattttattataaatttgttaGGAAAAATTACTAGAATAATGaacctttttatgatttttctacaataatcccaactattgattaaccatgaataatctcaagtTTATGGGTTATTTGCCTATAGTAAATTTAAGTACCCAGATGATCTGTTACAGtaggtaatttaaaaaaaataaatagaaaattaatttaaagttagagaaaaaaatttaaaaattacataaaaagttCTAAaagcattttaaaatttttttattatttttttgacatttattttaatttatcttatcttttaaaaaataaaatttgttataataaGTCATCTTAGTTATCCgaatttactctaggcaaataaacaataaaattaagattattcataattaatcaatagacataattataaaaaaatcataaaataattaaatcattcTATTATCCTTTTCcttaaataatattaactttttataatacgAAATAAATTATGagtcaaattaaattattacattGACAAGTATGACAACTATCCATAAGACCATAACTAAATAACACACATATGGCGCATTACAGTAATTATAAAATGGTGCAATAAGTGAAGAAAGCAAAGGTCTTCCCATGGGACCCACCTGAAAATCTGTACCAGACTCTGCAGTTTTATTACCCTTTTCCTTAAACAGCTTCAAAGCTTATTTAAAACACatcctcttcttcctttttctcatttctctttccttttttgtggagttttctttgcatattaccTCATGATTTTTGCTACCCTTTTAacttcttcattattttttcttGTTAGGGTCAAATTAGCTCAAATAAGTGACTGTTAGAAATGGGAAATCTGTGTTTTTTCTTCAGTGTGAACTGTTGAGAAAGTTTAAGTCTTTACATTCACACCATCAACAcatattgaagaaaaaaaaaataccattaATGGAGATTCTAGGGTTTGAATTGTCCAAAGGTCTGTTCTTTATATAACTTGACTTTCACttcaaaaactaaaatttccttGTAATTTCCTTGATCTTTATCTGGGTCTTTTTCATACTTGAGTTTTTAGCTTTCCCATTTTAGTTAAATCTTTTGGGTCTTATGTTTAGGAAGAATTAGTCTTTTTGAAGTTTTTGGGTTGAGTATAAATAGAATTTTGATCTCTTACCCTTAATTCTTAAGCTTAATGGGTACTTGAAATTGTGATTAGAATTGTGATTTAAGACTATTTTGTGTTGATAATGGTTGaaatttttctgggtttttgggGGTGGGAATTTAGGGTTTAGAATTTTAGTTTTGTTGCATGATTTATATCCTTAAAATGGAAGGGGTTGAAGAGGCAAATAAATTGGCTGTTGAGAGTTGTCATAGAGTACTAAGTATTATATCTCAACCTCATCAAGATCAAACCCATTTAAGGAATTTAGATGCTGAAACACAACAAGCTGTGAGTAAGTTTAAAAGGGTTGTATCTCTTCTTAGCAATAGTTTAGGTCATGGAAGAGCTAGAATAGCAAAGAAAAATAGGACTAATTCTATTCCTCAAAGCATTTTATTAGATAGTTCTAATGGCCCTAAGATTGAATCAAGTAATCAACCTATTAAGGCGCTTCAAATTCTTAAAACCAATTTGAATGAGGGTTTAATCCAAGAAAATGGATCCACAACTGGGAAAAGTTGTTTGTCTTTAGGAGGAAATCTTTCATTGGAAATGAGCTCAAGTGGGAAAACCCCATTTCAGCTTGCTAACCCAAATTCGAGTGCAAATTATCAGTTGTTTCAGCAacaaaagcttcatcttcaaCAGGTTCAACATCAACAACGAATGAAACAACACGCGGAGATGTTGTTTCGAAGGAGTAATAGTGGGATCAATCTGAATTTCGATAATTCGAGTTGCACTCAAACAATGTCATCGTCTAGAACATTATTCTCTTCGTTGAGTGTCGATGGAAGTGTGGCTAGTTTGGATGGAAGTGGGTTTAATCAATTATTGAGTCAACACAGGAAGAAGTGTTCTGGTAGAGGTGAAGATGGGAGCTTGAAATGTGGGACCAGTGGAAAGTGTCATTGTTCTAAAAAGAGGTTTAAGAATTAAGACTCTAGATCTTTATTTGTTTAATGTATTGTTCTTAATGTTACTTTTGAAGTGTAATTAATGATTGTTGTTTAATGGTGGATATAGGAAGCATAGGGTGAAGAGATCAATCAAGGTTCCTGCTATTAGTAACAAGCTGGCTGATATCCCTCCGGACGAATACTCGTGGAGAAAGTATGGGCAAAAACCGATCAAGGGTTCGCCTCATCCTAGGTATATCCTAGCTAATGCTGTATTATGATACTAATTGGTTCATTTAAGTTTCATTTTCGGTTTAAGTTTGATTAAGAATGTGAAACATAGTGCAAGAATGTGGTTTATGTGGCTTTTGTGGTTATGGTCATGGTGATGTGGTATTGGGTTGATGTAGTTATTGTGCTACCAAACCCTTGAATGAGCGCATTATCACAtaattcactaatctccttgcgaCTCGTGAACCAAggaaagcgaattatggtcggttttgggctactttagagtcattttgagcgaatcgtgaATCCAAAAGGCAAATAAACCGGCAAATCATGTTACACTAAACCAGCCTAAAATGCGGGTTTTCACACACCTTTTTGATGCGGGTAGTATGGGATCGTTAGATTTGAAATCCTTTAGAACTTGAACGATATGATACGATTCGGCCTTGTTTTTCAATGTGATTTCTCATGTCAAATTCATCTTACCGCTGAATTCTTGATTGATTTCTCCGCTTTATATGCATTCTTTTGTGATTTAAGTGATAAAGCTTGTCAATAACACTTTATTCTGAAACAACCTTTTGTGTTTCCTATTGTGTTGGATCAAATTGCTCTTAAATGTTCTATTAAAGGTTAATCTAGTTCTTAATTGCACTTTGGAAGTCGGATTATCATTAGATACACTTGCTACCTCGttatagaattaattatttagtaGATTGGAGCTCTTTAACTTTACCTTTGTAAAAGTTGTTATGTTAGTCTTACGTCCTTTTCCTTGATGGCATCAATCAAAAAAAGTAAACAATCACTTCACGGTTCTAAACTTGAGATGAATTGACGCTTAATTTATAGTCATCACTTTCGAGCTTATTCTCTATACCCAAAAGCACACGTTTCGACTTTTACTTTGCTAGAAGTCGGCATTGTTGTGGGTTGTTCGATATATGTGCTTCCTCCATTCGGAATCTACAATGTTTATAAAGCTCGATAATCTTTCCTAAAATAGTTGCTTGTGAAAGAACAGTCTATCGAGCTTGATTATTCCTTTTTTAAGAGAATAATAagctaataaattatatttggaAAAGCAAACTCGGGACGAAGcaaaaatacacaataatttTATAAGCCTTGTTTATCTTACATTTGTTCGCAACCTTGAGGCCTAAAAACATCTACTCAAAATAAAGCAGCTAATATTTGAAGCCCCTTAATTTAGTGGCCCGGGTCGGGCACCTTGCATGCCCAAAACCACCCCTGCTGCTAGTATCTTAAGACGAGTTCTTATTCTATGATGATTTTTCAGGGGTTATTACAAGTGTAGCAGCATGAGAGGCTGCCCTGCAAGAAAACATGTCGAGAGGTGCTTGGAAGATCCGTCGATGCTTATTGTTACATACGAAGGTGAGCACAATCACCCCCGCCTTCCGTCCCAATCGGCAAATGCATGATTCAATGAGGCGGGTTGCAATGAAGAAATGTCGACTTTTATGAAACGTGGTGATAGAATGATGTGATTCGCTCCTGTACACAGTACATAGTTCTGTTGACCCAGGCAAGTGCAGATTTAGGAATAGTCTTTCTGTAATTTCGGAGCGTTTTTATATTTAGGGGAAGGGTTTCGGAGAAAACATATTGGCATTATAGTATGAGGACGTTTCATGGATCAATGGTTTAAAGTGTAAAATATGTTCCATCTTCTTTGACATGTTGTGTCTGTCATAGTTGGGGAGGTGTTTATATGGTTCAGAACTCGAGTCGATATCAGTTCTTTTAGTCTTATTGCATTCTACTCATCTTTGTGACGTCATTTTATTGTTTCTAAAAGTGTCCGAGTAGCGATTTTTAGTCATGTTGCATTCTACTCATCTTTGTGACGTCGTTTATTGTTTCTAAAAGTGTCGAGGTAGCAAAAAACCGCCAAATTTTAAGGCTTATCTTAGCTTAATGTAAGTGTCTTGTACTTGGGTACACCACGTGCACCCTGAAGATGTTATTTGCCCGATTAGCTAGGGTGTTCTAACGGTATGTAAAAGAGCCCGAGTGACAAGAAGTTAAAACGTTTGGCTCTTGCAAAATAAGTGTTGCCTAGCTTAATGTACAAATAGTGTCGTGCACTCGGGTGCACCATCCGGCGTTAGTGAAAGTACCCTTTGGTGCTGATGTACCCAAGTCCAAGATACTCATTCTCAGCCTAGTATGTCCGAGTCTGATCTCGTAACAGATCATACTACAAGCAACCCATATCGCCTACATCATCATCAAACGGCAATCCATACCCATGAAAGAGGATGCGGCCAAAGAGTCTCATGGCTCATCGCCTACAAAAGTAGTTAATCATTTCAGATATTGTTGATAATAAATACTCTTTTGTTcttttgaatttgttacatAGTATAACTGCACGTGAGATTTTTAAATGTAGTGTACCAAATTCAAATCGACAGGACGGAGGGAGAGTTTTCATGCTAACTAACCCCAAACTTCCAGGaaatttctttgtttattgGTGTAACATAATCCATGTATGACTTTAAAGTTGGCTTTTATGAAGACTTAGTAACATGATTTTAACATGTATGGCAGCTGATACATTGTTCAGATTTGCTTGCTCTAAAGGGGGAGGGGTTGGACTTTTTTAGTGTTCTAATTGATGGGTATTGTTTAACACTATTCTAGTATCTTATCtgttttttgacttttattgttgataaataATCTTCTAGGAGTATTATTCAACAATTCTTTGAACTTTGCTTGAAATTTGTCTCACTTCTCTTCCTAGTAGTTCCATTAAATTTACGTCGTTTTTATTTCTGATCATGAATTACACCTGttaattttcatttacattTAACTGGTCACTCATCCATAAATATTGTCGTTGTCTCATAAAATACCAATTGACCTTTTTGTActtgttcatcaaatttttatagAGTAAATTTAGTGTAACAAAGACAgaataacttttaaaaataggGCCATTTTAAAAGCAACCATAATGCAATATTAGTGTTTGCTTTTTGTTCTTTTCTCAAGGGTTTAGGGTGAGGGGGCCTATTTTTTGATGTAGATTACATACTAGTATGAATTTTCAACACCTATGATTATGATGCTTGTCATTATCTTGATTGAGGAATGAGACATTTTTAACATGTTTTGTATTTTAGTGCATCAAACTTGTAGAACTATTACTTATTTTGCCTAAGGACTCTACTTTTTTGAAGGTTTAGAACTTTCAAGGTGACTTTTAGGTTTGGTTGAAGGAGAGAGTGTTGACTAATTCTTTTGATTTTGCTAGAAACTAATAAGCTTATTTATCTAATTATAGtatgaatttaataaaaatgagttaatgaaaaaatttgtgaatgagattaaaacaaAGAGAATGTAAAATATAATATCTTATTGATATTTAGAAGCAAAGTACAATTAAATTAagaaacaatttaaaataaaaggtaCAACAAAATCAAGCAGATAAAACGAGTAATTTTATTAGCTAAATGAGTTAAATATTAGATAAAAATTTTCCTTGAAAATCCTTACATGTGTTATTACATAAACTTATTGGATTTATTGAGTTTTATTTGAGAATTAGATATTGTCTAGCTAGAAAGTAATATCACTTTCATAAAAGATATTATGTTGGATTCTCAAACTTTTTTCCTTTCACTTAATCTACCCtataatcatttaaaaaatatccaaacagtttttttttttttaaatttatccgAACATATTGATTTTCATAAACTTACATTAATTGTTGATCCTAAGCTAATCTTATTTCTCTTAAATAAGGTATAATAGAACACTTTGACCTTATTTagtttaactttaaaaaaataattagtaaaaattagttgtaATTAACCTAAAAATAATTCGGTTGCGAAACTCGAAAATGTTTCTAAATTTGTTTAATAGTCGTCTATATTTGTCCGTCTTTTATTTGGACCACTAAAATCGGGGCCCGTTAATTTCAAGTTGTAGATCGATTCAACCTACAAATCTTTTATTTGGACTAATTGACGTTTCACAAATTCATTATTGTGAGATAACGTCTCTAATTGGGCCGACTCAttatatagtttttaaaattttataagtagtcattaaaaatgatataagtagacatttaagatattaaaagtaggcattaaggatacagtaagtaagcattaagaataatgttagtaggcattaaaaatacagtaagcagacattaatttttaataggttgagcttgagatacgtctctcaagaaACTAGCTGTTGATGTTTATAGTCAACAAACATAGCCTATTGCCCCACATTTCATTTAGGTCATATTAGTCCCATGAAATTTATTATCAACCGTTGTTGAAAATAGATTCGATAAATTGATATTTATCCGACATTGTAATTGAATCTGATTTGACTCGTCTTAACAATggattaaattatgtaaaaacgaATGTGGACACAAAATTCGATTTTAAACCGACTCGAAAAACCTGACATGAAATCAACCCAATaactcgaatgaacacctccAACAGCAATAGCAATGCTAAAATCATGAAATACATGAATTAATATATCTCGTAAAATTTTAAGAActaaatgttttaaaaaaaattgaatattgtctcatttgaGCATATACCATAATACCACCTTTACTAAAAGtagatatttaatttttattgcccCCCTAAGAACCCTCCCACTTTCAGCTTCCACgtaaaactttttttaacaACATAACTATAAACAAAGTATTTAGTTTTGATATAAGTTGGGTGATGGGGTCCAGCACACACTATTTTCATGTAAGAACATCAATCCCAAATAGTCTTGATTAATTTTAGACCttgcaatttatttatttttttttttttgaccatCTGCTTATATTTCAATAATAATGGGAatgtaaatgaaaataattcGAAAATATGAGATTCAGAAAACGAAATACAGATAGGACATGTAAATAGATCAATAATATTGGAATTCATAAATTTAGGGTTAGTAGATTTTGAAACTTATTGCTTATtagtaatataaaataaaaaatcttaatattGGATGTGTTGTGGTTATGTACTACAAATATACTTATGTTTTTTGGCTTTTGCTACACCTATACAAACACCTCactttaatttttgtaatattgcaaaatcaaaggacataaaaaatatattttattttagactTTCAAGATATTGAATTTTTTGAGTTTACACATAAAAAATTGCTTTTCCtttgtgaaaaaaattaaaagccaaatggagaaattaattaatttttgatgtAATAATGTTAAATTTAGTGGCAGTTAATGACACGAGAAAACAATGATTAAACCATCAATGATACTTAAATATCCCTTCAGTCCCATACACGAGGTGTGCATTGATATGGGTTAACCCAACGGATCAAATATTAGATCAATTTTAAACGGTTAATAATTGATAATGGGTTGGATCTTTATGGTGCTTCGATGTAAAGGCTTGGTGTAGGCGGACCGGTTCAGTTGgacttaatttttataaaaatattctcATGGTTTTTTTTAAAGTGAATTGAACCAACGGAATACAAAATGACACTAAAAGATCATTGAATGAATTTTTTTCAATGAGTTGGGCAGGTCAAATCTAAATGGCCTTAGATCAGCCCGACCCATTTAAAACTTTATCCCGACATAACCCATCCCGCCCCGTTAATATTTAACCCTGCCCAATTTA harbors:
- the LOC130799806 gene encoding probable WRKY transcription factor 21; translated protein: MIYILKMEGVEEANKLAVESCHRVLSIISQPHQDQTHLRNLDAETQQAVSKFKRVVSLLSNSLGHGRARIAKKNRTNSIPQSILLDSSNGPKIESSNQPIKALQILKTNLNEGLIQENGSTTGKSCLSLGGNLSLEMSSSGKTPFQLANPNSSANYQLFQQQKLHLQQVQHQQRMKQHAEMLFRRSNSGINLNFDNSSCTQTMSSSRTLFSSLSVDGSVASLDGSGFNQLLSQHRKKCSGRGEDGSLKCGTSGKCHCSKKRKHRVKRSIKVPAISNKLADIPPDEYSWRKYGQKPIKGSPHPRGYYKCSSMRGCPARKHVERCLEDPSMLIVTYEGEHNHPRLPSQSANA